A stretch of Myxocyprinus asiaticus isolate MX2 ecotype Aquarium Trade chromosome 42, UBuf_Myxa_2, whole genome shotgun sequence DNA encodes these proteins:
- the inpp5kb gene encoding inositol polyphosphate 5-phosphatase K isoform X2 produces the protein MSDMFDVPRVRSDSMSSTASLSTLRLMLRQRLSQLLTCVEDLSSDDEASEEVSRMLDEAFQLCGRNTNKESFRLHMVTWNVGTAEPPADVTSLLQLDSQPATDLYVIGLQEVNSTPVRYISDLIAEDSWSHLLMDTLAPKGYIKVTSVRMQGLLLILFAKQVHLPFIRDIQSTYTRTGLFGYWGNKGGVSVRFSFYGHMLCFLNCHLAAHMNYALQRMDEFEYILDTQDFDIYNTPYVLDHKVVFWFGDLNFRIADHGMHFLRSSINNDRFNLLWNKDQLTMLKKNEPILQEFEEGPLQFKPTYKFDRFSETYDTSGKKRKPAWTDRILWRIKPKASDSEDESRSTTSSADDDEYPVKVTQDMYTCDVSYGVSDHKPVIGTFNLEIRKKVETALVRLTAEGCWSADEDALLTYTILETFEASTWDWIGLYKIGFKSASDYITFAWVKDDEVAANGEVVMVTVSKDELPLLAGEYVVGYYSSNMQTIIAFSPTFQILESKRAVMEGLIPENINGHEK, from the exons ATGTCTGACATGTTTGACGTCCCACGTGTGCGCTCAGACAGTATGTCCAGCACAGCGTCACTGTCTACTTTACGGCTGATGCTTCGCCAGCGGCTCTCCCAGCTGCTCACCTGTGTGGAAGATCTCAGTTCAGATGATGAAGCCAGTGAGGAAGTGTCCCGCATGCTGGACGAAGCCTTCCAGCTCTGTGGAAGAAACACCAACAAAGAGTCCTTCAG GCTGCACATGGTCACATGGAATGTTGGCACAGCGGAGCCACCAGCCGATGTGACTTCATTACTGCAGCTTGACTCGCAGCCGGCCACTGACCTCTATGTTATTGG TCTACAGGAAGTGAATTCCACTCCGGTGAGGTATATCTCTGACCTCATTGCTGAAGACTCATGGAGTCACCTTCTTATGGATACCCTCGCACCAAAGGGTTACATAAAG GTGACCTCAGTGAGAATGCAGGGTTTGCTGCTGATATTGTTTGCAAAGCAGGTCCACCTCCCCTTCATTAGAGACATCCAAAGTACATACACCCGCACAGGCCTGTTTGGATACTGG GGAAATAAAGGTGGTGTGTCTGTGCGTTTCTCGTTCTATGGTCACATGCTGTGTTTTCTGAACTGTCACCTGGCGGCTCATATGAACTATGCCCTACAACGTATGGATGAGTTTGAATATATACTGGACACGCAAGACTTCGATATTTACAACACGCCATATGTGCTTGACCACAA GGTGGTCTTCTGGTTTGGTGACCTGAACTTCCGAATCGCTGACCATGGGATGCACTTCCTCCGCTCCTCAATCAACAATGACCGATTTAACCTGTTGTGGAACAAAGATCAG TTGACCATGTTGAAGAAGAATGAACCTATTCTTCAAGAGTTTGAAGAGGGGCCTTTGCAATTCAAACCCACATATAAATTTGACCGCTTCTCTGAGACCTATGACACAAG TGGTAAAAAGCGGAAGCCTGCCTGGACGGATCGGATCTTGTGGAGGATAAAGCCCAAAGCTTCGGACAGTGAGGATGAGAGCAGGTCAACAACATCATCTGCTGATGATGATGAGTACCCAGTTAAGGTGACACAAGACATGTACACCTGTGATGTCTCATACGGGGTCAGTGACCACAAACCCGTCATCGGGACTTTTAATCTGGAG ATAAGGAAAAAGGTGGAGACCGCTCTGGTAAGGCTGACTGCAGAGGGTTGCTGGAGCGCTGATGAAGATGCCTTACTCACCTACACCATCCTGGAGACCTTTGAGGCCTCCACCTGGGATTGGATCGGCCTGTACAAG ATCGGCTTCAAAAGTGCCTCCGATTACATCACCTTTGCCTGGGTCAAAGATGATGAAGTGGCTGCCAACGGAGAAGTTGTAATG GTCACTGTAAGTAAGGATGAGCTCCCCCTGCTGGCAGGGGAATATGTAGTTGGCTACT
- the inpp5kb gene encoding inositol polyphosphate 5-phosphatase K isoform X1 translates to MSDMFDVPRVRSDSMSSTASLSTLRLMLRQRLSQLLTCVEDLSSDDEASEEVSRMLDEAFQLCGRNTNKESFRLHMVTWNVGTAEPPADVTSLLQLDSQPATDLYVIGLQEVNSTPVRYISDLIAEDSWSHLLMDTLAPKGYIKVTSVRMQGLLLILFAKQVHLPFIRDIQSTYTRTGLFGYWGNKGGVSVRFSFYGHMLCFLNCHLAAHMNYALQRMDEFEYILDTQDFDIYNTPYVLDHKVVFWFGDLNFRIADHGMHFLRSSINNDRFNLLWNKDQLTMLKKNEPILQEFEEGPLQFKPTYKFDRFSETYDTRVPKTWFGFTGKKRKPAWTDRILWRIKPKASDSEDESRSTTSSADDDEYPVKVTQDMYTCDVSYGVSDHKPVIGTFNLEIRKKVETALVRLTAEGCWSADEDALLTYTILETFEASTWDWIGLYKIGFKSASDYITFAWVKDDEVAANGEVVMVTVSKDELPLLAGEYVVGYYSSNMQTIIAFSPTFQILESKRAVMEGLIPENINGHEK, encoded by the exons ATGTCTGACATGTTTGACGTCCCACGTGTGCGCTCAGACAGTATGTCCAGCACAGCGTCACTGTCTACTTTACGGCTGATGCTTCGCCAGCGGCTCTCCCAGCTGCTCACCTGTGTGGAAGATCTCAGTTCAGATGATGAAGCCAGTGAGGAAGTGTCCCGCATGCTGGACGAAGCCTTCCAGCTCTGTGGAAGAAACACCAACAAAGAGTCCTTCAG GCTGCACATGGTCACATGGAATGTTGGCACAGCGGAGCCACCAGCCGATGTGACTTCATTACTGCAGCTTGACTCGCAGCCGGCCACTGACCTCTATGTTATTGG TCTACAGGAAGTGAATTCCACTCCGGTGAGGTATATCTCTGACCTCATTGCTGAAGACTCATGGAGTCACCTTCTTATGGATACCCTCGCACCAAAGGGTTACATAAAG GTGACCTCAGTGAGAATGCAGGGTTTGCTGCTGATATTGTTTGCAAAGCAGGTCCACCTCCCCTTCATTAGAGACATCCAAAGTACATACACCCGCACAGGCCTGTTTGGATACTGG GGAAATAAAGGTGGTGTGTCTGTGCGTTTCTCGTTCTATGGTCACATGCTGTGTTTTCTGAACTGTCACCTGGCGGCTCATATGAACTATGCCCTACAACGTATGGATGAGTTTGAATATATACTGGACACGCAAGACTTCGATATTTACAACACGCCATATGTGCTTGACCACAA GGTGGTCTTCTGGTTTGGTGACCTGAACTTCCGAATCGCTGACCATGGGATGCACTTCCTCCGCTCCTCAATCAACAATGACCGATTTAACCTGTTGTGGAACAAAGATCAG TTGACCATGTTGAAGAAGAATGAACCTATTCTTCAAGAGTTTGAAGAGGGGCCTTTGCAATTCAAACCCACATATAAATTTGACCGCTTCTCTGAGACCTATGACACAAG AGTGCCGAAGACATGGTTTGGCTTTAC TGGTAAAAAGCGGAAGCCTGCCTGGACGGATCGGATCTTGTGGAGGATAAAGCCCAAAGCTTCGGACAGTGAGGATGAGAGCAGGTCAACAACATCATCTGCTGATGATGATGAGTACCCAGTTAAGGTGACACAAGACATGTACACCTGTGATGTCTCATACGGGGTCAGTGACCACAAACCCGTCATCGGGACTTTTAATCTGGAG ATAAGGAAAAAGGTGGAGACCGCTCTGGTAAGGCTGACTGCAGAGGGTTGCTGGAGCGCTGATGAAGATGCCTTACTCACCTACACCATCCTGGAGACCTTTGAGGCCTCCACCTGGGATTGGATCGGCCTGTACAAG ATCGGCTTCAAAAGTGCCTCCGATTACATCACCTTTGCCTGGGTCAAAGATGATGAAGTGGCTGCCAACGGAGAAGTTGTAATG GTCACTGTAAGTAAGGATGAGCTCCCCCTGCTGGCAGGGGAATATGTAGTTGGCTACT